In Heliomicrobium gestii, a single genomic region encodes these proteins:
- a CDS encoding ABC transporter permease: MFRTPEATVDSTPVRWGTGRWKELATDLTPLVLLLLFWGEYTFLPNKTVFLKGAYLAKGFPFLILLYLLSLGVACLRQDYREKLRRNIPLLSGLIGVTIVWDLVTLKTGWLPLPQFPSPGAVFAALITDSDVLLLSVAHSLRLLILGYFLGVLVGLPTGVLMGWYSSVNYWLSPILRFIGPIPATAWIPVAMVLLPTSFVASVFLVALATWFPVTIMTWSGVGNVSKAYYEVARTLGADARYLILKVAVPASLPSIFIGLFMGLGSSFATLVVAELLGVKAGMGWYVSWAQGWAEYAKVWAALIVMGVIFSGTITLLFQVRDRLLIWQKGLIKW, translated from the coding sequence ATGTTTCGCACGCCAGAAGCCACGGTCGACTCGACCCCGGTGAGATGGGGAACCGGACGGTGGAAGGAGTTGGCCACAGATCTGACGCCCCTGGTCTTGCTGCTGCTCTTCTGGGGCGAGTATACCTTTTTACCCAACAAAACGGTCTTCCTCAAAGGCGCCTATCTGGCCAAGGGGTTTCCCTTTCTCATCCTCCTGTACCTGTTGTCGCTGGGTGTCGCCTGCCTGCGGCAGGACTATCGAGAAAAACTGCGGCGCAACATACCGCTCCTATCGGGCCTGATCGGCGTTACGATCGTCTGGGATTTGGTCACTTTGAAAACCGGATGGCTGCCCTTGCCGCAGTTTCCCTCACCGGGCGCCGTCTTTGCGGCTCTGATCACCGATTCCGACGTATTGCTGCTCAGTGTCGCCCATTCTTTGCGGTTGCTCATTCTCGGGTATTTTCTCGGCGTCCTCGTCGGGTTGCCGACGGGGGTTCTGATGGGGTGGTATTCGTCAGTCAATTACTGGCTGTCGCCGATCCTGCGCTTCATCGGTCCCATCCCGGCGACCGCCTGGATCCCTGTCGCCATGGTCCTCCTGCCGACGAGCTTTGTGGCCAGCGTCTTCCTGGTCGCCCTGGCCACCTGGTTTCCCGTCACGATCATGACCTGGTCAGGCGTCGGGAATGTGAGCAAAGCCTATTACGAGGTGGCGCGAACCTTAGGGGCCGATGCGCGGTACTTGATCTTGAAGGTGGCTGTGCCGGCTTCCCTCCCGTCGATCTTCATCGGTCTCTTTATGGGCTTGGGCTCTTCCTTCGCCACCCTTGTCGTGGCAGAACTGCTCGGCGTCAAAGCCGGCATGGGCTGGTATGTTTCCTGGGCGCAAGGCTGGGCTGAGTACGCCAAGGTTTGGGCGGCGCTGATCGTGATGGGCGTCATTTTTTCCGGTACCATTACCCTGCTCTTTCAAGTCAGGGATCGCTTATTGATCTGGCAAAAGGGGCTGATCAAATGGTAA
- a CDS encoding ABC transporter permease, giving the protein MIRIVWQSLRRRRVQSVAALTGIAVGVAILTAVYLLYQGLEEGVRVGANRVGADLLVIPAEVNVEPGQALFTGAPLNIYMPKQYAQEVERLPGVRQVEGRFFTQTLNESCCTLQEELRLIGVDPQIGGTLASLAPALQGKELNPDEILVGSQIVGGIPGNRIFVHGELFRIAAVLDATGTGLDKSILMPGDTARRLAKGSKELQGFWQKAGPPEDLLSELLVHVNDPREGKAVADAIGRLGPLRVLQTNEMFQQTKQQMHLIFTLLTGAGLLAVAASAIQLAARFAGATWERKGEWGLYRALGASRRQLLQLVLAEALLLSVGGAAIGLLLGGLLYSETLSLIRSYHAIPFLVPTWDRLAITAGAAISLFTGIGLAAAGITAHRVANIPPWLAMVRGDVD; this is encoded by the coding sequence ATGATCCGCATCGTCTGGCAAAGTCTCCGACGCCGGCGCGTCCAGTCGGTGGCGGCGCTGACCGGCATCGCCGTCGGTGTCGCCATCCTCACGGCGGTCTATCTGCTCTATCAGGGGCTGGAGGAGGGCGTTCGCGTCGGCGCCAATCGTGTCGGCGCCGACTTGCTCGTCATCCCAGCAGAAGTGAATGTCGAACCGGGTCAGGCCTTGTTCACCGGCGCGCCCCTGAACATCTACATGCCGAAACAGTACGCCCAGGAGGTGGAACGCCTCCCTGGGGTGCGGCAGGTGGAAGGGCGATTTTTCACGCAGACACTGAACGAGAGCTGCTGCACCCTCCAGGAAGAGCTTCGCCTGATCGGCGTCGATCCGCAAATCGGGGGCACGCTCGCCTCCCTGGCCCCGGCCCTGCAAGGCAAAGAGCTCAATCCCGACGAGATCCTCGTCGGCAGCCAGATCGTCGGCGGGATTCCCGGCAACCGGATCTTTGTCCATGGCGAACTCTTCCGCATCGCCGCTGTCCTCGACGCCACGGGAACGGGGCTCGACAAATCGATCCTGATGCCCGGCGATACGGCGAGACGGCTGGCGAAAGGGAGCAAGGAACTGCAAGGGTTCTGGCAAAAGGCCGGGCCTCCGGAAGACCTGCTCTCAGAACTGCTCGTCCATGTCAACGATCCCCGAGAAGGAAAGGCCGTGGCCGACGCCATCGGTCGGCTCGGTCCGCTGCGCGTCCTGCAGACGAACGAGATGTTTCAACAGACGAAACAGCAGATGCATCTGATTTTCACCTTGCTGACCGGGGCGGGTCTGCTGGCGGTGGCAGCGAGCGCGATTCAATTGGCTGCTCGCTTTGCCGGCGCCACCTGGGAGCGAAAAGGGGAGTGGGGGCTCTATCGCGCCCTGGGCGCATCACGACGGCAACTGCTCCAATTGGTGCTGGCCGAGGCGCTTCTCCTGTCGGTCGGCGGCGCGGCGATCGGCCTGCTGCTGGGCGGTTTGCTCTACAGTGAGACGTTGTCGCTCATCCGTTCTTATCATGCCATCCCGTTTTTGGTCCCTACCTGGGACCGGCTGGCGATCACGGCGGGGGCGGCGATCAGCCTATTCACCGGAATCGGCCTTGCCGCCGCCGGCATAACGGCTCACCGGGTGGCGAACATCCCGCCTTGGCTGGCCATGGTCAGGGGCGATGTGGATTAA
- a CDS encoding ABC transporter ATP-binding protein has protein sequence MILEASNVTKRYGAQTILQSLSLQLDRGQSLALLGPSGSGKTTLLSLLGLLMAPSSGEIRLLGQLTGNLKDSDLSLLRNRHIGIVFQSAQLIGPLTVWENVLLPAHLAGKSEEKRSRAGELLESLRLSGRINHRPHQLSYGQKRRVALARALLMEPSLLLADEPTNDLDPLTAKKVTELLLDWTQRGGALVVATHDRELARSADRRFVIEEGRLVEAEPAKVAGKEREEVAAS, from the coding sequence TTGATCCTAGAGGCGAGCAACGTAACGAAGAGGTATGGCGCCCAGACGATCCTGCAGTCCCTGTCCTTGCAACTCGACCGGGGGCAGTCGTTGGCCCTCCTCGGACCATCGGGAAGCGGCAAGACCACCTTGCTGTCCCTGCTGGGGCTGCTGATGGCGCCCAGCTCCGGCGAGATCCGGCTGCTCGGCCAATTGACAGGGAACCTGAAGGACTCTGACCTGTCGCTCCTGCGCAACCGCCATATCGGCATCGTTTTTCAAAGCGCCCAGTTGATCGGCCCTTTGACGGTTTGGGAGAACGTGCTCCTGCCGGCTCACTTGGCAGGGAAGTCGGAGGAGAAACGGTCGCGAGCCGGGGAACTGCTGGAGAGCCTGCGCTTATCGGGGCGCATCAACCATCGACCCCATCAACTCAGTTACGGCCAGAAGCGGCGTGTCGCCCTGGCTAGGGCCTTGCTGATGGAGCCGTCGCTGCTGCTGGCCGATGAACCGACCAATGATCTGGATCCTCTGACGGCCAAAAAGGTGACGGAACTGCTGCTTGATTGGACCCAGCGCGGCGGCGCGCTGGTCGTGGCCACCCATGATCGCGAACTCGCCCGCTCGGCCGACCGCCGCTTCGTCATCGAAGAGGGCCGCCTGGTGGAGGCAGAGCCGGCAAAAGTCGCCGGCAAAGAGAGGGAGGAAGTCGCAGCATCATGA
- a CDS encoding ABC transporter ATP-binding protein produces MSSLAAAPRPASSQEAEAGRIEAQRISRLFQQDAGPDIHALEEVALEIEAGKFYSLLGPSGCGKSTLLRIIAGLDAATSGHVTLDGEVIQGPHYLRGMVFQNPTLFPWKTIEQNIAVGLEARGIVKEKGHEVGEYLRLVGLEGFAKAYPHQVSGGMAQRAALARALVNHPKVLLMDEPLGALDAFTRMQMQEELLRIWQNRGTTIVFVTHDIDEAIYLSDKIVIMTPRPGKIRETIEVPLGRPRSRSHPDFWRIRSHILEIFGFTPQTIESYTI; encoded by the coding sequence ATGAGTTCCTTGGCGGCAGCACCCCGGCCCGCTTCCTCCCAGGAGGCTGAAGCGGGCCGGATCGAGGCGCAGCGAATCAGCCGGCTCTTTCAGCAGGACGCCGGTCCCGACATCCATGCCTTAGAAGAGGTTGCTCTGGAGATCGAAGCGGGAAAATTTTATTCCTTGCTGGGGCCGAGCGGATGCGGCAAGTCGACGCTGCTGCGGATCATCGCCGGGCTGGATGCGGCCACCTCAGGCCATGTCACTTTGGATGGCGAGGTGATTCAGGGACCCCACTACCTGCGGGGCATGGTCTTTCAAAACCCGACCCTCTTTCCCTGGAAGACGATCGAACAAAACATCGCCGTCGGTCTGGAGGCGCGCGGGATCGTGAAGGAAAAAGGCCATGAGGTGGGCGAGTACCTGCGCCTGGTCGGGTTGGAGGGATTCGCCAAGGCCTACCCGCACCAGGTGTCCGGGGGGATGGCCCAGCGGGCGGCCCTCGCGCGGGCGCTCGTCAACCATCCCAAAGTCCTGTTGATGGATGAGCCGCTAGGCGCGCTGGATGCCTTTACACGCATGCAGATGCAGGAAGAACTCTTGCGCATCTGGCAAAACCGGGGGACGACGATCGTCTTCGTCACCCATGACATCGATGAAGCCATTTATCTGAGCGACAAAATTGTGATCATGACGCCAAGACCGGGCAAGATCCGGGAGACCATTGAGGTGCCTTTGGGCCGACCGCGCAGCCGCAGTCACCCCGATTTCTGGAGGATCCGGTCGCACATCCTGGAGATCTTCGGCTTTACACCGCAGACCATCGAAAGCTACACGATTTAA
- a CDS encoding ABC transporter substrate-binding protein, which translates to MHPNRKGLASLCLMLLLAAMALIGCSSRGSDQPASQAGSAAKLKSVKIGYTGSTCEAATFTAYEKGFFKEEGLDVELIKGDFENSKNSIATGKLDAIGGLVMSWIKPLEQGLDAKFSAGIHTGCNYTLVRADSPIQSAKDFRGKRVGVDAMGASPMMLLARELVNNGVDYKKDVEWKVYPKTELELALDRGEVDAIALGEPFGTIIKKNTGKIRVIVDSAKTPPYKDEYCCLVLLSGKVIREDEAAAASITRAIMKGADYVKEHPREIGELIVDKKYVGGDKEVNVEILSQFNFAPSLDGGEKAVQIAAQEARKVQFLDPATDPDSLAKQIFFRFNGV; encoded by the coding sequence ATGCATCCTAACCGGAAGGGGCTCGCCAGCCTCTGTCTGATGCTTCTGCTGGCGGCCATGGCGCTGATCGGCTGCAGCTCAAGGGGGAGCGACCAGCCCGCATCCCAGGCGGGAAGCGCCGCAAAACTGAAGAGCGTTAAAATCGGCTACACAGGGAGCACCTGTGAAGCGGCCACCTTCACCGCGTACGAAAAAGGGTTCTTCAAAGAGGAAGGGCTCGATGTGGAACTGATCAAGGGGGATTTTGAAAACAGCAAAAACAGCATCGCCACAGGCAAACTGGATGCCATCGGCGGTCTCGTCATGTCCTGGATCAAGCCGCTGGAACAGGGCCTTGACGCTAAGTTCAGCGCCGGCATTCACACCGGCTGCAACTACACCCTCGTTCGGGCCGATTCCCCGATCCAATCGGCCAAGGACTTCCGGGGAAAACGGGTCGGTGTTGATGCCATGGGGGCGAGCCCCATGATGCTGCTCGCCCGGGAGTTGGTCAACAACGGCGTTGACTACAAAAAGGATGTGGAGTGGAAGGTCTATCCCAAGACGGAATTGGAACTGGCCCTCGATCGGGGGGAAGTGGACGCCATCGCCCTAGGTGAACCTTTCGGCACCATCATCAAGAAGAACACCGGCAAGATCCGCGTGATCGTCGATTCGGCCAAAACCCCGCCCTATAAAGACGAGTACTGCTGCCTCGTTCTTTTAAGCGGCAAGGTGATCCGGGAGGATGAAGCGGCGGCGGCATCGATCACGAGGGCGATCATGAAAGGCGCCGACTACGTCAAGGAGCACCCCAGGGAGATCGGCGAGTTGATCGTCGATAAGAAGTATGTTGGCGGTGACAAAGAGGTCAACGTCGAGATCCTCTCCCAGTTTAACTTTGCGCCTTCACTGGATGGCGGGGAAAAGGCGGTTCAAATCGCGGCCCAGGAGGCTCGCAAAGTGCAATTCCTCGACCCGGCTACCGATCCCGACTCCTTGGCCAAACAGATCTTCTTCCGGTTCAACGGGGTTTAG
- a CDS encoding DUF4418 family protein: MDRKWTLLAYVSMFLSVALLATPKFAPICTEMMITQSGAAVPMRCHYAFQAEYLVGIFALLLSGGLLALKESGGRRVLSLLLIASGAFVFLIPQSWLIGICAKDTMDCHRTAHWMYAWAGLLIANSGFLAWLTREVKETPTDFNEAAHF; this comes from the coding sequence ATGGACCGCAAGTGGACGTTGCTTGCTTACGTCTCCATGTTCCTCAGCGTGGCGCTGCTTGCCACACCGAAATTCGCGCCGATCTGCACGGAGATGATGATCACCCAGTCGGGCGCTGCTGTGCCCATGCGCTGCCACTATGCTTTCCAGGCCGAATATCTCGTCGGGATCTTCGCTTTGTTGCTCTCGGGCGGCCTGCTGGCCCTCAAAGAATCGGGAGGGCGGCGCGTCCTCAGCCTGCTCCTCATCGCCAGCGGCGCTTTCGTCTTCCTCATACCGCAGAGTTGGCTGATCGGCATCTGCGCCAAAGACACGATGGATTGCCACCGGACCGCCCACTGGATGTACGCCTGGGCAGGATTGCTGATTGCCAACAGCGGCTTTTTGGCCTGGCTGACGAGAGAGGTGAAGGAAACCCCCACCGATTTCAACGAGGCGGCCCATTTTTGA